From Rutidosis leptorrhynchoides isolate AG116_Rl617_1_P2 chromosome 3, CSIRO_AGI_Rlap_v1, whole genome shotgun sequence, a single genomic window includes:
- the LOC139900381 gene encoding uncharacterized protein, translating into MNSFMSSFKNAVTGEDDKIANTDQSSNSDLMSSAKLVSEAAQSAASGQSDQIDKPKVAGAAGDLLDVAETYGKFDETKGVGQYIKHADDYLHEYEKSGSGETDAPLGYAPPLVAKEEGAPSPMNEEETPAPVYEEETPTPLNEDETPAPVYEKETPTPLKEDETPAPVYEEETPASLNEEETPASLNEEETPGRLNEEEALAPVGEKNEEYGSGIGSADAFKAAGSYFK; encoded by the exons ATGAACTCTTTCATGAGCAGTTTTAAAAACGCCGTCACCGGAGAAGATGATAAGATAGCCAACACCGACCAGTCTTCAAACTCGGACCTCATGTCAAGTGCTAAACTGGTGTCTGAAGCAGCTCAGAGTGCTGCAAGTGGTCAATCAGACCAAATTGACAAACCGAAAGTTGCGGGTGCTGCCGGAGACTTACTTGACGTCGCAGAAACATACGGTAAGTTCGATGAAACAAAAGGTGTGGGACAGTATATAAAACATGCCGATGATTACCTTCATGAGTATGAGAAGTCTGGTTCCGGTGAGACGGATGCACCGCTAGGG TATGCACCGCCGCTTGTGGCGAAGGAGGAAGGAGCTCCGTCGCCCATGAATGAGGAAGAAACTCCGGCGCCTGTTTATGAGGAAGAAACTCCGACGCCTTTGAATGAGGATGAAACTCCGGCGCCTGTTTATGAGAAAGAAACTCCGACGCCTTTGAAGGAGGACGAAACTCCGGCGCCTGTTTATGAAGAAGAAACTCCGGCTAGTTTGAATGAGGAAGAAACTCCGGCGAGTCTGAATGAGGAAGAAACTCCCGGGCGTCTGAATGAGGAAGAAGCTCTGGCGCCGGTAGGGGAAAAGAATGAAGAATATGGAAGTGGGATTGGTTCGGCAGATGCTTTTAAGGCTGCCGGAAGTTATTTTAAGTAG